In Plasmodium knowlesi strain H genome assembly, chromosome: 7, one DNA window encodes the following:
- a CDS encoding zinc finger protein, putative gives MASVMTEVGTVRPGGEGDHYQSNRVRNHVDNHRNNGANGTGRGGNAELMLGGDADVERGIRSFPRRYNANFLPSPSTERKNKSKEDMDTEGNTAMEVGIPRTRNCSQKKNNHGGEKTKDTREGKKNFCFNGKKKCGKKSGKQNDYTINEWNNEQTNCNLKNEEICFFGGHENNKMDYTHLHGKYKGVRNTEEREGSGKKITSNGHMGSDVKHNAHMEDTSSHNVCDKTDGKSVEVNRVVNHVDREEQHKGTFQRGTKNHYNDGKFRTKHPSVNYYDRFDYVKRERMVNHYKKLDSVYSSYNGRNNHYYHQRGAYRNEPNGRGTTDHRWHRYYPNERTNRAAEGDRRDQNGTIHHSGRALRLPLNNLHHGSNRDMNYPNNLVSRRGNGKSTLSHTGEHEKGREKEVPGVQVDSLQENYAHTNEVHSNQGKTHSHFNLNEKSEEHFTYSLHETNEEYTPTQQNSYIDESSQINTVANGCRRNMLEKETEKGERGPHYIHREVKNNDLVEITRAEPNGQSTHNDLEKKDGTNETPSGDTNQKDTSPMEGSQKANDNLRKLKREEEKKKVMNWKLEEQTLLEEGLRVYKDLKNCPEKWEKVSEIVKTKGPEDCLKRFLYCRFIVLKEKQKMEKEKEKQKELELEERQKKERENQSELEPNQPNEEDSDQANNEEMDQDIDSDDMKINNNVNITGKSLVLSNVHIKNISLYKAIQLKLQLLCTRCCNTFDVTTTSKDAPQLVCTCVNCSSSAIVEVYRNICFMENSCVCVLKFNQCSLMDLLSGDYSVNCESCGRKSILKNVTSGKEMHINCQKCFTKLEFKYSSFSFDEIINANNAAIKKIDEMINKLFTKKKSNKKAIAPANNLKIEKCKNVIKVNNIEVKDGACKHFKKSHRLFKFPCCNKIFPCPTCHDLNSNHECGIAKRVICGFCFREFDDDDVCVCQRDKKAKKGGNFWEGGKGCRNAITLSRNDSKKYKLLNRQTVQKKKKK, from the exons ATGGCAAGTGTCATGACGGAGGTAGGAACTGTGCGGCCGGGAGGGGAAGGCGATCATTATCAAAGCAACCGGGTCAGGAACCACGTGGATAACCACCGAAACAACGGTGCGAACGGTACTGGCCGGGGAGGGAACGCCGAACTGATGTTGGGGGGCGATGCTGATGTGGAAAGGGGAATTCGTAGTTTTCCTCGAAGGTATAATGCAAATTTTCTTCCGTCCCCCTCGActgagaggaaaaacaaatcgaAGGAGGACATGGACACTGAGGGGAATACTGCTATGGAGGTGGGAATCCCCCGCACACGAAATtgttcgcaaaaaaaaaataaccacgggggtgaaaaaacaaaggatacgcgtgaaggtaaaaaaaatttttgctttaacgggaagaaaaagtgcggaaaaaaaagcggcAAACAAAATGATTATACCATCAACGAATGGAACAATGAACAAACAAAttgtaatttaaaaaatgaagaaatatgtttttttggagggcacgaaaataacaaaatggatTATACACACCTGCATGGAAAGTACAAGGGAGTTCGAAATACAGAAGAAAGGGagggaagtggaaaaaagatAACCAGTAATGGTCACATGGGTAGTGACGTAAAGCACAACGCGCACATGGAGGATACATCCAGCCACAATGTGTGTGACAAAACGGATGGAAAAAGTGTTGAGGTAAACCGTGTGGTGAACCATGTGGACAGGGAGGAACAGCATAAGGGAACATTCCAGAGGGGGACGAAAAACCATTATAATGATGGAAAATTTCGAACAAAACATCCAAGTGTAAATTATTACGATAGATTCGATTAcgtgaaaagggaaaggatgGTGAATCATTATAAAAAGTTAGACTCCGTTTACTCCAGCTATAATGGAAGGAACAATCACTACTACCATCAGAGGGGCGCTTACCGAAACGAACCCAACGGTAGGGGAACGACAGACCATCGGTGGCATCGTTACTACCCGAATGAGAGAACCAACAGGGCGGCAGAGGGGGACAGGAGAGACCAAAATGGAACTATACATCATAGCGGTCGTGCCCTTCGCTTACCGTTGAATAATCTCCACCACGGTAGCAACAGGGACATGAATTACCCCAATAATCTAGTCAGCAGAaggggaaatggaaaaagtacCCTGAGTCACACTGGTGAAcatgaaaagggaagggaaaaagaagtacCTGGTGTTCAGGTAGACTCATTGCaagaaaattatgcacacacaaatgAAGTCCATTCCAATCAGGGGAAAACACATTCCCATTTTAATCTGAACGAAAAATCAGAAGAACACTTCACGTATAGTCTTCACGAAACCAATGAGGAATATACCCCCACGCAGCAAAATAGTTATATAGACGAATCTAGCCAAATCAACACGGTTGCAAATGGTTGTAGAAGGAATATGCTTGAGAAGGAAACTGAAAAAGGCGAAAGGGGGCCGCATTATATTCATCGTGAGGTGAAAAATAATGACTTGGTGGAAATCACAAGGGCAGAACCCAATGGCCAGAGCACACATAACGATTTGGAGAAGAAAGACGGCACGAATGAGACCCCCAGTGGAGATACCAACCAGAAAGATACCTCACCGATGGAAGGTAGCCAAAAGGCAAATGACAATTTGAGGAAGTtgaagagggaagaagaaaaaaaaaaagtaatgaaTTGGAAGCTTGAGGAACAGACGCTTCTTGAGGAAGGGTTGAGGGTTTAtaaggatttaaaaaattgtccagaaaaatgggaaaaggtTAGCGAAATTGTCAAGACGAAGGGTCCGGAGGATTGCTTGAAGCGATTCCTCTACTGCCGGTTCATCGTGCTGAAGGAGAAGCAGAAgatggagaaggagaaggagaagcagaAAGAGCTGGAGCTGGAGGAacggcaaaaaaaagagagggaaAATCAGAGCGAACTCGAACCGAACCAACCGAATGAGGAAGACAGTGATCAGGCGAATAACGAGGAGATGGATCAGGACATTGACAGCGATGACATGAAAATAAACAATAATGTAAACATAACGGGGAAAAGTCTTGTGCTTAGTAACGTCCACATCAAAAATATATCTCTGTACAAGGCCATCCAATTGAA GCTGCAGCTTCTTTGCACCCGGTGCTGCAACACATTTGATGTCACCACGACGAGCAAAGATGCTCCCCAGTTAG TTTGCACCTGCGTGAATTGCAGCAGCAGTGCAATTGTGGAAGTGTACAGAAATATTTGCTTTATGGAGAACagctgtgtgtgtgttttgaAGTTTAACCAGTGCTCTCTGATG gACTTGTTAAGCGGGGATTACAGCGTGAATTGTGAAAGTTGCGGGAGGAAGAGCATCCTGAAGAATGTCACTTCTG GCAAAGAAATGCACATCAACTGCCAGAAATGCTTCACCAAGCTGGAGTTCAAATACAGCAGCTTCTCCTTTGACGAGATAATCAACGCAAACAATGCCGCgataaaaaa AATAGACGAAATGATAAACAAActgttcacaaaaaaaaagtccaacAAGAAGGCCATCGCTCCAGCGAACAATTTGAAGatagaaaaatgcaaaaacgTTATAAAAGTAAATAATATAGAAGTGAAGGATGGTGCATGCaagcattttaaaaagtcTCATCGCCTCTTCAAATTCCCCTGTTGTAACAAG ATATTTCCGTGTCCCACTTGCCACGATTTAAATAGCAACCACGAATGTGGCATTGCCAAGCGGGTGATTTGCGGATTTTGTTTTCGTGAATTTGATGACGACGACGTGTGTGTATGTCAGCGGGACAAGAAGGCGAAGAAAGGCGGGAACTTCTGGGAG ggaggaaaaggatgTCGTAATGCAATCACGCTAAGCAGAAATGACTCCAAAAAGTACAAGTTGTTGAACCGGCAAACtgtgcagaagaaaaagaagaagtag
- a CDS encoding merozoite surface protein 1, with protein MKALLFLFSLIFFVTKCQCETEDYKQLLVKLDKLEGLVVDGYELFHKNKISLDNIDAVQNIDGNNVNALAYKIRDIVGKYLELQIPGHGNLLHMIRELALDANGLKYLVENYEEFNQLMHVINFNYDLLRAKLNDMCAHEYCKIPEHLKISAKELDMLKKVVLGYRKPLDNIKDDIGKMEAFINKNKETINNINQLITAENAKIVGHPINGVNVTGASSDAVANTGTPVAAAAGAAAAAVPGAIASPSPVESSTPENYDQKKVIFQAIYNFIFYTNQLEEAQKLMQVLEKRVKLLKEHKSIKALLEQIATEKNNLTTNNATTGGATTIPEEVQKKIADLEKQIVAIAKTVNFDMDGLFTNVEELEYYLREKAKMAGTLIGPESSQSTGTPGKAVPTLKETYPYGITYALPERTIYELIEKFGSEESFGDLQNPDNGRQPNKGIIINETKRKTLVDKIMSKIKLEEEKLPKLKKEYDEKMEQYKQKVQDFLPTLKYFYEGKLDNTLVGSKFDEFKNKREAYMKEKEELEKCTYEQSINLINKLKKQLTYLVDYTLKKDVTEDEINYFSDLEWKLKNEIYELAKEVRKNENKLIMENKFDFSGVLELQIHKVLMIKKIGALKNVQNLLKNAKLKDKLYIPKVYKTGQKPEPYYLIVLKKEIDKLKDFIPKIETMIATEKAKAPTEPVKVRAQSLRGASETAPSEPPTATESGSTTSASTAVQQPTQQAAQAAQAASPVTVTQPTETVTQTPAPATETAGEAAQETSPVSPTAPAVVSEAGTEGGEGTTEVVAQPEAASGETQTPTPGAVDASPAAPVPAGTPGTTDAAPEASVPAPAGSALPATTAPAAAAPAAPAMSKLEYLEKLLEFLKSSYACHKHIFLTNSTMNPELLKQYALTTDEEKKIKESACDELDLLFNVQNNLPSMYSIYDTMINDLQNLYIELYQKEMVYNIYKNKDTDTKIKAFLETLKSNAASVTPAVVPAAAPVVTPAPAEPVVTPAPAPGQAAPAAAPTTTNPSTTPSGTTTNAVSPTTAVTPGAQDTTQTTTQDTTVTEEGGVTVQASSEEEPETNIVNVEKIYEKHLSQMDKYNDYFIKFLESQKEKITSMTEEQANALGAEIEALKKKVQVSLDHYGKYKLKLERFLEKKNKISNSKEHIKKLTSLKNKLERKLNFLNNPTSVLKNYIIFFNKKKEAEKKEVENTLKNTEILLKYYKARAKYYIGEPFPLKTLSEESLQKEDNYLNLEKFRVLSRMEGRLGNNINLEKENISYLSSGLHHVFTELKEIIKNKKYTGNDHAKNTTAVKEALQAYEELLPKVATQTASLPPVAPPAVVPPVVPEAEAEAEAEAEAEPATSTQPATADTAAPTQTPAAPTQTPAEPATATATTGETAAAPAAPAPVEVQNAEVKAQEYGEDYDKVITLPLFGNDEDDVEDQEEKQIITGEAENAQPENIVPEGINEYEVVYIKPLAGMYKSIKKQLENHVAAFNTNITDMLDSRLKKRNYFLDVLDSELNPFKYSSSGEYIIKDPYKLLDLEQKKKLLGSYQYIGASVDKDLITAKDGMEYYNKMGELYKQHLEAVNAQIKEIEASVPGEQSQLNAQKEELKKYLPFLNSIQKEYESLVNMAHTYKENLKKFINNCQIEKKETEIIVKKLEDYTKIDENLEIYKKSKKESDVRSSGLLEKLKNSKLINEEESKKVLSQLLNVQTQMLNMSSAHKCIDTNVPENAACYRYLDGTEEWRCLLGFKEVGGKCVPASITCEENNGGCAPEAECTMDDKKEVECKCTKEGSEPLFEGVFCSSSSFLSLSFLLLILIFFLSMEL; from the coding sequence ATGAAGGCTCTactctttttgttttctttaattttttttgttaccaaATGTCAATGTGAAACGGAAGATTATAAACAGCTTCTAGTGAAGCTGGACAAGCTGGAGGGGCTCGTGGTAGACGGCTACGAGCTGttccacaaaaataaaatttcattaGATAATATTGATGCAGTCCAAAATATTGATGGAAATAATGTTAATGCTTTAGCTTACAAAATAAGAGATATCGTGGGCAAGTATTTGGAGCTACAAATTCCTGGACATGGAAACTTGCTACACATGATAAGGGAATTGGCCTTGGACGCCAATGGGCTAAAATATCTTGTGGAGAATTACGAGGAATTTAACCAACTCATGCACGTAATCAACTTTAATTATGATTTGTTGAGAGCGAAACTCAACGACATGTGTGCCCATGAGTATTGCAAAATACCCGAACACCTAAAAATCTCTGCCAAGGAGTTGGACATGCTGAAGAAAGTTGTGCTCGGTTATAGGAAGCCCCTCGACAACATAAAAGATGACATTGGAAAAATGGAGGCCTTCATcaataaaaacaaagaaacAATAAATAACATCAATCAGTTAATTACTGCGGAGAATGCTAAAATAGTCGGCCATCCCATCAACGGGGTTAATGTCACCGGCGCGTCTAGCGATGCTGTTGCTAATACAGGCACTCCAGTAGCCGCTGCTGCAGGCGCTGCTGCGGCCGCCGTTCCAGGTGCTAttgcttctccttcccctgtAGAATCTTCTACACCTGAAAACTACGACCAGAAGAAAGTAATCTTCCAAGCCATTTACAACTTCATATTTTACACGAATCAGCTGGAGGAGGCGCAGAAGTTAATGCAAGTTTTAGAGAAACGCGTGAAATTGTTGAAGGAGCACAAAAGCATCAAGGCGTTACTAGAACAGATCGCAACCGAGAAGAATAATCTTACTACTAATAATGCGACCACTGGAGGTGCTACAACTATACCGGAAgaagtacagaaaaaaattgccgaCCTAGAGAAGCAAATCGTAGCCATTGCCAAAACGGTGAACTTCGATATGGACGGTCTGTTCACCAATGTAGAGGAATTGGAGTACTACTTGAGGGAGAAGGCAAAAATGGCTGGAACGCTAATCGGCCCAGAAAGTAGCCAGTCAACAGGCACCCCCGGAAAGGCAGTTCCAACGTTGAAGGAGACCTACCCATATGGAATAACCTACGCTCTACCAGAAAGAACCATTTACGAATTGATAGAGAAATTTGGATCTGAGGAATCATTTGGGGATTTACAAAATCCGGATAATGGAAGGCAACCAAATAAAGGAATTATCATTAATGAAACCAAGAGAAAAACATTGGTTGACAAAATTAtgagcaaaataaaattggaagaagagaaattgcccaaactaaaaaaagagtacgatgaaaaaatggaacaataCAAGCAGAAGGTTCAGGATTTCCTACCAACacttaaatatttttatgaagGAAAACTAGACAACACCCTTGTTGGAAGCAAATTTGATGAATTTAAGAACAAGAGGGAAGCATatatgaaggagaaggaagaattagAGAAATGCACCTACGAACAAAGCATCAATCTTATTAACAAGTTGAAAAAACAATTAACTTATTTAGTGGACTACACCTTAAAGAAGGATGTCACTGAGGATGAAATTAACTACTTTTCCGATCTGGAATGGAAACTAAAGAACGAAATTTATGAGCTAGCTAAGGAAGTtcgaaaaaacgaaaacaaaCTCATCATGGAAAACAAGTTCGACTTCTCCGGCGTTTTGGAATTACAAATACACAAAGTGttgatgataaaaaaaataggagctCTAAAAAATGTCCAAAATCTTCTTAAAAATGCCAAACTGAAGGATAAACTGTACATTCCAAAGGTCTACAAGACTGGCCAGAAACCTGAGCCCTACTATTTGATTGTTCTCAAAAAGGAGATTGACAAGCTGAAGGATTTTATCCCCAAAATTGAGACCATGATTGCCACTGAGAAGGCCAAGGCACCCACAGAACCAGTAAAGGTCAGGGCACAATCGCTCAGAGGAGCAAGTGAAACAGCACCATCAGAACCACCAACAGCAACAGAATCAGGATCAACAACTTCAGCATCAACAGCTGTACagcaaccaacacaacaagCAGCACAAGCAGCACAAGCAGCATCACCAGTAACagtaacacaaccaacagaAACTGTAACACAAACACCAGCACCAGCAACAGAAACAGCAGGAGAAGCAGCACAAGAGACATCACCAGTATCACCAACAGCACCTGCAGTAGTATCAGAAGCAGGaacagaaggaggagaaggaactaCAGAAGTAGTAGCACAACCGGAAGCAGCATCAGGAGAAACACAGACACCAACACCAGGAGCAGTAGATGCATCACCTGCAGCACCAGTACCAGCAGGAACACCAGGAACAACAGATGCAGCACCCGAAGCATCAGTACCAGCACCAGCAGGATCAGCACTCCCTGCAACAACAGCCCCAGCAGCAGCAGCCCCTGCAGCACCAGCCATGTCAAAACTGGAATATCTGGAAAAACTCctggaatttttaaaatcctCTTACGCATGTCACAAACACATTTTCCTGACGAACTCcaccatgaaccctgaactaCTGAAGCAGTACGCACTTACGACtgatgaggagaaaaagattaAGGAAAGCGCATGTGATGAGCTAGATCTCCTATTCAATGTTCAGAATAATTTGCCTTCCATGTACTCCATATATGACACCATGATCAACGACCTTCAGAACCTGTACATTGAGTTGTACCAGAAGGAAATGGTTTACAACATATATAAGAACAAAGACACGGACACAAAGATTAAGGCTTTCCTAGAAACATTAAAAAGCAATGCGGCTTCGGTGACCCCTGCTGTAGTACCAGCAGCAGCACCAGTAGTAACACCAGCACCAGCCGAACCAGTAGTAACACCAGCACCAGCACCAGGACAGGCAGCACCAGCAGCAGcaccaacaacaacaaatCCAAGCACCACTCCATCAGGAACTACAACTAACGCAGTAAGCCCCACAACGGCAGTAACTCCAGGCGCACAGGATACAACTCAAACGACCACACAGGATACAACGGtaacagaagaaggaggcGTAACCGTGCAAGCTAGCAGCGAAGAGGAACCTGAAACTAACATTGTGAATGTGGAAAAGATTTACGAAAAGCACCTATCCCAAATGGACAAGTACAACGATTACTTCATCAAGTTCTTGGAGtcacaaaaggagaaaattaccAGTATGACTGAAGAACAGGCCAATGCATTAGGTGCTGAAATTGAAGCACTTAAGAAAAAGGTACAAGTATCTCTAGACCATTATGGAAAGTACAAGCTCAAATTGGAAAGATTCCtcgagaagaaaaataaaatttccaatAGCAAGGAACATATTAAAAAGCTCACaagtttgaaaaataaattggaacGAAAACTGAACTTTTTGAATAACCCAACAAgtgtattaaaaaattacatcattttttttaacaagaagaaggaagcagaaaagaaagaagtggaAAATACACTTAAGAACACGGAAATTTTGTTGAAGTATTATAAGGCACGAGCGAAATATTACATAGGTGAACCTTTTCCATTGAAAACCTTAAGTGAAGAATCACTGCAGAAGGAGGACAACTACCTGAACCTAGAAAAGTTTAGAGTGCTAAGCAGAATGGAAGGAAGGCTTGGAAATAACATTAATTTGGAGAAGGAGAACATTAGCTACCTCTCCAGTGGACTACACCACGTCTTTACGGAACTGAAGGAAATTATTAAGAACAAGAAATACACCGGTAACGACCACGCGAAGAACACTACGGCAGTGAAGGAGGCGCTACAGGCCTATGAGGAATTGCTTCCCAAGGTGGCCACTCAAACCGCATCCCTACCACCAGTTGCACCACCTGCTGTAGTACCACCAGTAGTGCCAGAAGCAGAAGCTGAAGCAGAAGCTGAAGCTGAAGCAGAACCAGCAACATCAACACAACCAGCAACAGCAGACACAGCAGCACCAACACAAACACCAGCAGCACCAACACAAACACCAGCAGAACCAGCAACAGCAACAGCAACAACAGGAGAAACAGCAGCAGCACCAGCAGCACCAGCTCCCGTGGAGGTGCAAAACGCAGAAGTAAAAGCGCAGGAATACGGAGAGGACTACGACAAAGTAATCACTCTACCCCTGTTCGGCAATGATGAAGACGATGTAGAGGACCAGGAGGAAAAGCAAATAATAACGGGGGAGGCAGAAAATgcgcaacctgaaaatatCGTACCAGAAGGAATAAACGAGTACGAAGTGGTCTACATAAAGCCATTGGCAGGAATGTACAAATCTATAAAGAAGCAACTGGAGAATCACGTGGCTGCATTCAACACTAACATAACGGACATGTTAGATTCTAGgttgaagaaaagaaactaCTTCTTAGATGTTCTAGACTCTGAATTGAACCCATTTAAGTATTCTTCATCCGGAGAGTACATCATTAAGGACCCATACAAATTACTCGATTTggagcagaagaagaaactcCTGGGTAGCTACCAGTACATTGGTGCATCAGTCGACAAAGATTTGATCACTGCGAAGGACGGTATGGAATACTACAACAAAATGGGCGAACTGTACAAGCAACACTTGGAAGCAGTGAATGCACAGATTAAGGAAATCGAAGCGAGTGTACCTGGTGAACAGAGCCAATTGAATGCTCAAAAGGAAGAGTTAAAGAAGTACCTCCCTTTCCTGAACAGCATCCAAAAGGAGTACGAATCTCTGGTGAACATGGCACACACCTATAAGGAGAACCTAAAGAAATTCATAAACAACTGCCaaatagagaaaaaggaaactgAAATCATTGTGAAGAAATTGGAAGACTACACGAAAATAGATGAGAACTTGGAGATCTACAAAAAATCAAAGAAAGAAAGTGATGTAAGATCTTCAGGTCTTTtggaaaagttgaaaaactctaaattaattaatgaagaagaatcCAAGAAAGTATTATCCCAACTGTTAAATGTACAAACTCAGATGTTAAATATGAGTTCCGCACATAAGTGTATAGACACCAATGTACCTGAAAATGCAGCCTGCTACAGATACTTGGACGGAACGGAAGAATGGAGATGTTTGTTAGGCTTTAAAGAAGTAGGAGGCAAATGTGTGCCAGCGTCGATAACTTGTGAGGAGAACAATGGTGGTTGTGCCCCTGAAGCTGAATGTACAATGGATGACAAGAAGGAAGTTGAGTGTAAATGTACTAAAGAAGGTTCTGAACCACTTTTTGAGGGAGTTTTCTGTAGCTCCTCCAGCTTCCTAAGTTTGTCCTTCTTGTTACTCATTttgattttcttcctttccatggagctttaa